In the genome of Flavobacterium panacagri, one region contains:
- a CDS encoding tetratricopeptide repeat-containing sensor histidine kinase: MKAFHFLIFFIVISFQGQSQGKLNKVSYNIDKQRLLIKSTAMYLSSVSQGTIDIDSAMVLACTANKLPVSFSFDENYNDDEGESQRAIKMVDQNNIPAALKLLPKLEKTEQIKLFLHLGSYYLFMPGEKKHDLKISLSYIKQAIDLSNSLGILKWKLQSNTLLAKYYTQADNASESKRLFSKVVNENRILKDPKSLADILNNQGTYLAINDPDKEKILTEAMSIYKSLHQKELEIEVLMKILTIHFWAGNIDLAEKELLKALELQKQIGFLHTHYTTAPLAYIYTIKNDLKKALVYAIEGTKTMEGTNDLICADNFYLRLGSVYSALEHNEEAINLFKKSFNKRTKGINSGSWYKSLYLIIQTLCLEKKYKEALHYIALTDNYPPTNTLDSYYLSYAKATSYEEMKNYAKAEKFYIEMDKYAQMIITPKTVISILFGYTKMSLFYAKKGNALKAAIYADKVASLAEKMNHTVKFQELELALFKIDSINGNYASSMKHYQNFTKIHDSLYDIAKNRKIEELKIQYETLKKEESINTLEVKSKLQETELDKSKLLINFSIGIILLLFIIIGLFYNHYQLKQKNNKKLELKEKEISLKNKSLQNLVLEKEWLIKEIHHRVKNNLQTVMSLLNSQTEFIEDDLALSTIKSSQLRIHAMSLIHQKLYMSENIASINMPIYINELVEYLRDSFHSNQHIRFVIDIEELELEVTQAIPVGLIINEAVTNALKYAFPDNRDGIISLSLISTESDQYTLTVKDNGIGIPINDNKVKTSFGMSLIKGLCEDLDAVFSIENNNGTVIQLTFEKNILDVQEISSDEL, from the coding sequence ATGAAGGCATTCCATTTTTTGATTTTTTTTATAGTTATCTCTTTTCAAGGTCAGAGTCAGGGTAAATTAAATAAAGTCTCTTACAATATCGACAAACAGAGACTTCTTATAAAATCAACTGCCATGTATTTGTCTTCGGTAAGTCAGGGAACTATTGATATTGACAGCGCCATGGTCTTAGCGTGTACTGCAAACAAACTTCCTGTTTCATTTTCATTTGATGAAAATTATAATGATGATGAAGGAGAATCGCAGCGCGCTATCAAAATGGTGGATCAAAATAATATACCTGCTGCCCTTAAACTACTTCCTAAATTAGAAAAAACAGAACAAATAAAGCTGTTTTTGCATTTGGGAAGTTACTATCTTTTTATGCCGGGCGAAAAAAAGCACGATCTTAAAATATCACTTTCTTACATCAAACAAGCTATTGATTTGAGTAACAGCCTTGGTATTTTAAAATGGAAACTTCAAAGCAATACATTATTAGCGAAATATTATACTCAGGCAGATAATGCGTCTGAAAGTAAAAGACTCTTTTCTAAAGTTGTAAACGAAAATAGAATATTAAAAGATCCAAAATCTTTAGCAGATATTTTAAATAATCAAGGAACTTATCTTGCAATAAATGATCCCGATAAAGAAAAAATCTTGACAGAAGCAATGTCTATTTATAAATCTTTACATCAGAAAGAATTAGAGATTGAAGTGCTCATGAAGATTCTTACCATTCATTTTTGGGCAGGTAATATCGATCTTGCTGAAAAAGAGCTTTTAAAAGCCTTGGAACTCCAAAAACAAATAGGATTTCTACATACACATTATACCACAGCTCCACTAGCCTATATATACACCATCAAAAATGATTTGAAAAAAGCACTTGTTTATGCCATTGAAGGCACAAAAACAATGGAAGGGACTAATGACCTGATTTGCGCCGACAATTTTTATCTTCGTTTGGGAAGCGTCTATAGTGCATTAGAGCATAATGAAGAAGCTATAAATTTATTTAAAAAAAGTTTTAATAAACGTACAAAAGGAATCAACAGTGGCAGCTGGTATAAAAGTTTATATCTAATAATTCAAACACTCTGTCTGGAAAAAAAATACAAAGAAGCCCTTCATTATATTGCTTTAACAGATAATTATCCTCCAACCAATACTTTAGATTCTTATTATCTTTCTTATGCTAAAGCAACTTCATATGAAGAAATGAAAAATTATGCAAAAGCAGAGAAATTCTATATCGAAATGGATAAATATGCCCAAATGATAATTACACCTAAAACAGTAATTTCTATATTATTTGGTTATACAAAAATGTCTTTGTTTTATGCTAAAAAAGGAAATGCTCTCAAAGCAGCAATCTACGCTGATAAAGTCGCCAGTTTAGCAGAAAAAATGAATCATACCGTAAAGTTTCAAGAACTAGAACTTGCCTTATTCAAAATAGACTCAATAAATGGAAATTATGCTTCTTCAATGAAACATTACCAGAATTTTACCAAAATTCATGATTCTCTCTATGATATAGCAAAGAACCGAAAAATTGAAGAGCTTAAAATTCAATACGAAACTTTGAAAAAGGAAGAAAGCATTAATACTTTAGAAGTTAAAAGTAAATTACAGGAAACCGAATTAGATAAATCAAAACTGCTGATTAACTTTTCTATTGGAATCATTTTACTGCTTTTCATTATAATTGGTTTGTTTTATAACCATTATCAATTGAAACAAAAAAACAATAAAAAATTAGAGCTTAAAGAAAAGGAAATCAGTCTTAAGAATAAAAGTCTTCAAAATTTAGTACTGGAAAAAGAATGGCTAATAAAAGAAATTCATCATCGAGTAAAAAACAATCTTCAGACCGTAATGAGTCTTCTCAATTCTCAGACCGAATTTATTGAAGACGACCTTGCACTTTCTACCATTAAGAGCAGTCAGCTTAGAATTCATGCGATGTCACTAATTCATCAAAAGCTTTATATGTCTGAAAATATCGCTTCTATCAATATGCCGATTTACATCAATGAATTAGTAGAATATTTAAGAGATTCTTTTCATTCTAATCAGCACATTCGTTTTGTGATTGATATAGAGGAACTGGAACTTGAAGTAACACAAGCTATTCCAGTGGGTTTAATTATAAACGAAGCGGTAACGAACGCCCTAAAATATGCTTTTCCCGACAACCGTGACGGAATCATTTCACTTTCATTAATTTCAACCGAGTCTGATCAGTATACTTTAACCGTAAAAGACAATGGAATAGGAATTCCGATAAATGACAATAAGGTAAAAACTTCTTTTGGCATGAGCCTTATAAAGGGTTTATGCGAAGATCTAGATGCTGTTTTTTCTATTGAAAATAATAATGGAACGGTAATTCAATTGACTTTTGAAAAAAATATTTTAGATGTGCAGGAAATAAGCTCTGACGAATTATAA
- a CDS encoding sulfite exporter TauE/SafE family protein — MNLYTELFFLFLMAVIGGAVNVSIGGGWFIIFPSLIFRGIQPVTGTATTTIILWSGFLASAKPTKKTAEISNKHFRYMLFACTVGGLTGAFLLIAFSHKVFETIAPFLLLCSWILFTFYNRIQEYFDKNFAVQKEFNYSNYKLLALFILGVYGGYFGAGMGMIIFLLYRFYGIKNNDTLERLALVLVGANNGIAILIFVLSGLIFWPFALVMIAGSILGGFIGNACKGKVNILLIKRNAVIIGATVTLYFLV, encoded by the coding sequence ATGAATCTCTATACTGAACTTTTCTTTTTATTTTTAATGGCCGTTATTGGAGGAGCAGTGAATGTTTCTATTGGAGGTGGCTGGTTTATTATTTTTCCAAGCTTAATTTTTAGAGGAATTCAGCCGGTTACAGGGACTGCAACAACGACAATTATTCTTTGGTCTGGTTTTTTAGCTTCGGCAAAACCAACAAAGAAAACAGCAGAAATCTCTAACAAGCATTTTCGTTATATGCTTTTTGCCTGTACAGTTGGAGGTTTAACTGGAGCTTTTCTTTTAATCGCATTTTCGCATAAAGTCTTTGAAACTATAGCACCTTTTTTGTTGCTGTGTTCTTGGATTCTTTTTACATTTTATAATCGCATACAAGAGTATTTTGATAAGAATTTTGCAGTTCAGAAAGAGTTCAATTATTCTAATTATAAATTGTTAGCCCTTTTTATATTAGGTGTTTACGGTGGTTATTTTGGTGCAGGAATGGGAATGATTATTTTTCTTTTATATCGTTTTTATGGAATCAAAAATAACGACACTTTAGAAAGATTGGCATTGGTATTAGTTGGAGCTAATAACGGAATTGCAATTCTTATTTTTGTTTTATCAGGATTAATTTTCTGGCCTTTTGCTCTTGTAATGATAGCGGGTTCAATTTTAGGAGGTTTTATAGGAAACGCATGTAAAGGAAAAGTCAATATTCTACTAATCAAAAGAAATGCAGTAATAATTGGAGCAACAGTTACACTTTATTTTTTAGTTTAA
- a CDS encoding sigma 54-interacting transcriptional regulator — protein sequence MEFQKNAANDQMKILIVEDQFIEANDLRYILQKADYQVIGVAKSVSQALELIEQERPDLVFLDIRLRGKETGIDLARELNKNHIGFIYLSANSNKSILEEAKKTHPYGFIVKPFRPKDVLITLEIASYRHRHSIESQSQQENILKESIETITCSTLKWEHALVELAKELQTYVPFDYIRAGYVKDDPNPLGLMRKNFDNYEVIDHEKFSKITGKSKQELLDLKENSPKLEFPKIYEGDVFNHVFQNSPIKRMVIQSFGLKSFLALPVRIENRGVFNFFFFSRNPAVYTNDHLSILTKLETILAKFVVKRNDLKSDKPVSTIKKKIPVKTEINSPEFCSMIGSSEKILTVFDHIQKVAHSDTSVLILGESGTGKEKVAQSIHQLSPRKNKPFVVINCGAVPDNLAESLFFGHEKGAFTGALERRIGKFEAAEGGTIFLDEIGEMPMLMQIKLLRVLQEKEIERVGSNLPIKVNVRIIAATNRNLEEEIAAGRFRLDLYYRLHVFPITVPALRERRDDIPALVSHFMDSFSKSSAIKIPQITDQALQQLITYDWPGNIRELEHIVQRAILLNADSVIKEIPLPNASKSSSEEKTQEFLVQSIHDNERDYITYILKRCKGKISGKGGAAEILNIPASTLYSKMKKLGVNSLNQ from the coding sequence ATGGAATTTCAAAAAAATGCTGCAAATGATCAGATGAAAATACTTATTGTTGAAGATCAGTTTATTGAGGCAAATGATTTACGATATATACTTCAGAAAGCAGATTACCAAGTGATAGGTGTTGCTAAATCAGTATCTCAAGCTTTAGAATTGATCGAACAGGAAAGGCCAGATCTGGTTTTCTTAGACATCCGTTTGAGAGGAAAGGAAACAGGTATTGATCTGGCTAGAGAACTAAATAAGAACCATATAGGTTTTATATATTTATCTGCAAATTCTAATAAATCAATATTGGAGGAAGCAAAAAAGACACATCCTTACGGTTTTATAGTGAAACCTTTTAGGCCTAAAGATGTCTTGATTACTTTAGAAATAGCTTCCTATCGTCATAGACATTCGATCGAATCCCAATCACAGCAGGAAAATATCTTGAAAGAAAGTATTGAAACCATTACTTGTTCCACTTTAAAATGGGAACATGCATTAGTGGAGCTTGCTAAGGAGCTGCAGACTTATGTACCATTCGATTACATTCGAGCTGGTTATGTGAAAGATGATCCAAATCCTCTAGGTTTGATGCGAAAGAATTTTGATAATTATGAAGTTATTGATCATGAAAAATTCTCTAAGATAACAGGTAAAAGCAAACAGGAATTATTGGATCTAAAAGAAAATTCTCCTAAGCTTGAATTCCCGAAAATTTACGAAGGAGATGTTTTTAATCATGTATTTCAAAATTCTCCAATTAAGAGGATGGTTATACAATCCTTTGGACTTAAATCATTTCTAGCTCTTCCCGTACGTATCGAAAATAGAGGTGTTTTTAACTTTTTCTTTTTTAGCAGAAATCCAGCTGTTTATACCAATGATCATTTGTCAATTTTAACCAAATTGGAAACCATATTAGCGAAGTTTGTGGTTAAAAGGAATGATTTAAAAAGTGACAAACCTGTTAGCACTATAAAGAAAAAAATACCAGTTAAGACAGAAATAAATTCTCCTGAATTTTGTTCTATGATTGGGAGCAGTGAAAAAATACTTACTGTTTTTGACCACATTCAAAAAGTAGCACATTCTGATACTTCGGTTTTAATACTGGGAGAAAGTGGTACAGGAAAAGAAAAAGTAGCGCAAAGTATTCATCAGTTATCGCCTAGGAAAAATAAACCGTTTGTTGTGATAAATTGTGGAGCGGTTCCTGATAACTTGGCAGAATCACTTTTTTTTGGTCATGAAAAAGGAGCTTTTACTGGAGCACTGGAAAGAAGAATTGGAAAATTTGAAGCAGCAGAAGGCGGTACCATATTTCTAGATGAAATTGGAGAAATGCCAATGCTGATGCAGATAAAACTCCTGAGAGTACTGCAGGAAAAAGAAATTGAGAGAGTAGGAAGCAATCTGCCTATTAAAGTTAATGTTAGGATTATCGCAGCAACCAACCGTAATTTGGAAGAGGAAATAGCAGCAGGCCGTTTCAGACTTGATTTGTATTACAGACTTCATGTTTTCCCTATTACTGTTCCTGCACTTAGAGAAAGAAGGGATGATATTCCAGCATTGGTATCCCATTTTATGGATTCATTTAGTAAATCTTCAGCCATAAAAATACCTCAGATTACAGATCAGGCTTTACAGCAGTTGATAACTTATGACTGGCCTGGAAATATAAGAGAGTTGGAACATATTGTGCAGCGTGCTATTTTACTAAATGCTGATTCAGTAATTAAAGAAATTCCGCTGCCAAATGCTTCTAAAAGTTCAAGTGAAGAAAAGACACAGGAATTCTTAGTTCAAAGCATTCATGACAATGAACGGGATTATATCACGTATATTTTAAAAAGATGCAAAGGGAAAATTTCAGGAAAAGGCGGTGCAGCTGAGATCTTGAATATTCCAGCTTCGACTTTATACTCTAAAATGAAAAAATTAGGTGTAAACAGCTTGAATCAATAA
- a CDS encoding RNA methyltransferase, translating to MNDNFINEYFGIGIQNGKTPENLGVLWRSAQNLGATFIFTIGNRYAKQACDTHDAVKAIPYFHYDTFEAFFENLPKGARLVGVELTDKAVDLETFEHPRRCVYLLGAEDHGLSKKSMEKCHHLVKFKSEKSLNVAVAGTIIMYDRNLPKPRS from the coding sequence ATGAATGATAATTTTATAAATGAATATTTCGGCATAGGAATACAAAATGGAAAAACGCCTGAGAATTTAGGCGTTTTATGGCGATCAGCTCAAAACTTAGGCGCTACTTTTATATTTACCATAGGAAATCGATATGCAAAACAAGCTTGTGATACTCATGATGCCGTGAAAGCAATTCCTTATTTCCATTATGATACTTTTGAAGCTTTTTTCGAAAATTTACCTAAAGGAGCACGATTGGTTGGTGTTGAGTTAACGGATAAAGCTGTTGACTTAGAAACATTCGAACATCCAAGGCGATGTGTTTATCTACTTGGAGCTGAGGATCATGGTTTATCTAAAAAATCAATGGAAAAATGCCATCATCTGGTAAAATTTAAATCTGAAAAAAGTTTAAATGTCGCTGTGGCAGGGACGATCATCATGTACGATAGAAATTTACCTAAGCCAAGATCTTAA
- a CDS encoding alpha/beta hydrolase, giving the protein MKDVVQLKKSLGIILFILLLSLSVNTVSAQKQVKNIVLVHGAFADGSGWEEVYKILKKKGFNVSITANPNTSFTEDVAAAKRSIDRIEGQIILVGHSYGGAIITEAGDSDKVAGLVYIAAFVPDAGETLLQLVKSGPPTPNSGIEAPTADGFIWYGKAKFHSGFCADLSKEKADFLYDSQVPIAASAFVAPITKASWKNKPSWYIVATDDQTVPIEGARFMAKRAHSKVTEIKASHAVYVSQAKAVADVIVRAANESLK; this is encoded by the coding sequence ATGAAAGATGTCGTACAATTAAAAAAGAGCTTAGGAATAATACTGTTTATTCTTTTACTATCACTATCAGTAAATACTGTATCTGCTCAAAAGCAGGTGAAAAATATTGTATTGGTACACGGTGCATTTGCTGACGGTTCTGGCTGGGAAGAAGTCTATAAAATCTTAAAAAAGAAAGGTTTTAATGTCAGCATTACGGCTAATCCTAATACTTCATTTACTGAAGATGTGGCCGCCGCAAAACGATCCATTGACCGTATAGAAGGACAAATTATACTTGTTGGCCATTCTTATGGCGGTGCTATTATTACAGAAGCTGGAGACTCTGATAAAGTTGCGGGTCTGGTTTACATTGCTGCTTTTGTACCAGACGCAGGGGAAACATTATTACAACTGGTGAAAAGTGGTCCTCCAACACCAAACTCTGGAATTGAAGCGCCAACCGCTGACGGTTTTATATGGTATGGAAAAGCAAAATTTCATTCTGGATTCTGTGCTGATTTAAGTAAAGAAAAAGCTGATTTTCTCTATGATTCACAAGTTCCAATCGCTGCGTCAGCATTTGTAGCGCCCATCACCAAAGCTTCCTGGAAAAATAAACCTTCTTGGTATATCGTTGCAACAGATGATCAAACCGTTCCTATTGAAGGAGCACGATTCATGGCAAAAAGAGCCCATTCTAAAGTGACTGAAATAAAAGCAAGTCACGCTGTTTATGTTTCACAAGCTAAAGCCGTAGCTGATGTTATAGTGCGTGCAGCCAATGAAAGTTTAAAATAA
- a CDS encoding pyridoxamine 5'-phosphate oxidase family protein translates to MNYQELAFSDAIKEIQEKKGSRSSYDRMQKMSYTDGLTDSEKAFIESQDSFYMASYGENEYPYIQHRGGPQGFVKVIDADTIGIIDFVGNRQYISAGNISKNPKVAIIMVSYPHRARLKMYAEAQILSVEDNPDLFEKLKPEDYKFRPEQIMIFKIKAYDWNCPQHITQRYTVAEIKEVFDLQKKHITDLEQQIKDLEALLSKK, encoded by the coding sequence ATGAATTATCAAGAATTAGCGTTTAGCGATGCCATAAAAGAAATTCAGGAAAAAAAGGGAAGCAGAAGCAGTTACGACCGAATGCAAAAGATGTCTTATACTGATGGATTGACAGATTCTGAAAAGGCATTTATAGAAAGTCAGGATAGTTTTTATATGGCTTCTTATGGAGAAAATGAATATCCGTACATACAGCACCGAGGAGGTCCGCAGGGATTTGTAAAAGTAATCGATGCTGATACAATCGGAATTATTGATTTTGTTGGCAACAGACAGTATATTTCTGCCGGAAATATTTCCAAAAATCCAAAAGTAGCTATTATTATGGTTTCGTATCCGCACAGAGCCCGTTTAAAGATGTATGCAGAAGCACAAATTTTATCCGTTGAAGATAATCCGGATTTATTCGAAAAACTAAAACCAGAAGATTATAAGTTTCGTCCGGAACAAATAATGATTTTTAAAATCAAAGCTTACGACTGGAACTGTCCACAACATATTACACAACGTTATACTGTTGCAGAAATTAAAGAAGTATTTGATCTTCAGAAAAAACATATTACAGATCTTGAACAGCAGATTAAAGATTTGGAAGCGCTTCTTTCTAAAAAATAA
- a CDS encoding alpha/beta fold hydrolase, whose translation MNSDSMQSTKVSHKTSSIDSIKIAYREAGEIGNPVLLLLHGFPSSSHMFRNVIPLLSKHFYVIAPDLPAFGFSDIPNPEVFKYSFENYSNLVSRFLEKLKINKASFYLFDYGAPILMRVFMKRPEMIEMLIFQNGNIYNEGVGDVLKEVSRLYREVNFESFIKLKRFFEYDYTKWEYLNGVQDVSNISPEAYNLDQFLMDREGVKAIQMELKGDYKTNVALYDIWQDFLKLLQPRTLIVWGENDEVFKKEGAQMLHEDLIYSKLVFYPTGHFALEEFAEDIADEIIKYWYLKF comes from the coding sequence TATCGTGAAGCTGGAGAAATTGGAAATCCTGTTTTGCTGTTATTACACGGATTTCCTTCTTCTTCGCACATGTTTCGCAATGTAATACCGTTGCTGTCAAAACATTTTTATGTAATAGCTCCTGATTTGCCTGCGTTTGGTTTTAGCGATATTCCAAATCCGGAAGTATTCAAATATAGTTTTGAAAACTATTCTAATCTTGTTTCTCGTTTTCTGGAAAAGTTAAAGATAAACAAAGCCAGTTTTTATCTTTTCGATTATGGAGCTCCTATCTTAATGCGGGTATTCATGAAGCGTCCCGAAATGATTGAGATGCTTATTTTTCAGAATGGAAATATTTACAATGAAGGTGTCGGAGATGTTTTAAAAGAAGTCAGCAGATTGTATAGAGAAGTTAATTTTGAAAGTTTCATCAAACTAAAAAGATTCTTTGAATATGATTATACAAAATGGGAATATCTAAACGGAGTTCAGGATGTTTCTAATATTTCTCCAGAGGCTTATAATTTGGATCAGTTTTTAATGGATCGGGAAGGAGTGAAAGCGATTCAAATGGAATTGAAAGGCGATTATAAAACCAATGTTGCTCTTTATGACATCTGGCAGGATTTTTTAAAACTGCTTCAGCCGAGAACATTGATTGTGTGGGGAGAAAATGATGAGGTATTCAAAAAAGAGGGAGCACAAATGCTTCATGAAGATCTAATTTATTCCAAGTTGGTATTCTATCCAACAGGCCATTTTGCACTTGAAGAATTTGCAGAAGATATTGCAGATGAAATAATAAAGTACTGGTATTTAAAATTTTAA
- a CDS encoding DoxX family protein yields the protein MKKRFFAFMCKNGVLSHFGLLFFRVAIALELLIAHGLKKIGIGVTMAEIVPNPLGLPDFFNQAFAIVANVIMPLFIAVGLFTKVATLPILAITLSGYFMVHFNDPIAVKDVPFIYSICFLFITIVGPGKYSLDYYFLNK from the coding sequence ATGAAAAAAAGATTTTTCGCATTTATGTGCAAAAATGGCGTTTTGAGCCATTTTGGTTTACTTTTCTTTAGAGTAGCCATAGCTTTAGAACTATTAATAGCGCACGGTTTAAAAAAAATCGGCATAGGTGTGACAATGGCTGAAATAGTGCCGAATCCCTTAGGATTGCCAGATTTCTTCAATCAGGCTTTTGCTATTGTCGCTAATGTCATTATGCCTTTATTTATCGCTGTAGGATTATTTACAAAAGTGGCCACACTCCCTATTTTAGCAATAACTTTAAGCGGGTATTTTATGGTTCATTTCAACGATCCAATAGCCGTGAAAGATGTTCCTTTTATTTATAGCATCTGTTTCTTGTTTATAACAATTGTAGGGCCAGGGAAATATTCTCTTGATTACTATTTTTTAAACAAATAG
- a CDS encoding alpha/beta fold hydrolase produces the protein MKNQVYYKNVEINGVTIFYRQVGNPEKPVLLLLHGFPSSSHMFRDLMNELSDSFYLIAPDYPGFGQSDAPDVKEFQYTFDNLSIVIEAFIDALKLKNINFYVQDYGGPIGYRIASRRPELVQSFIVQNANAYIEGLGEALAPLAAYIENDTDEAERGARKFLEFEATRWTYLDGASEPEKISPDSYSLDQYYLNRLGNDLIQLALFKNYGTNIALYKEWQDYFKKMQPKMLIIWGKNDKMFIEAGGWAYRNNLPNAEIHQLDGGHFLLEEYHLKMADLIKDFYNK, from the coding sequence ATGAAAAATCAAGTTTATTACAAGAATGTAGAAATTAACGGAGTTACTATTTTTTACCGTCAGGTAGGAAATCCAGAAAAACCAGTATTGTTATTATTGCACGGTTTTCCTTCATCATCACACATGTTCAGAGATCTCATGAATGAGCTTTCTGATTCATTTTATTTAATAGCACCTGATTATCCAGGATTTGGACAGAGTGATGCTCCAGATGTAAAAGAATTTCAATACACATTTGATAATTTATCAATTGTAATTGAAGCTTTTATTGATGCGCTTAAGCTTAAGAATATCAATTTTTATGTGCAGGATTATGGAGGTCCAATAGGATATAGAATTGCCTCACGCAGACCGGAACTGGTTCAGTCTTTTATTGTACAGAATGCAAATGCTTATATAGAAGGCTTAGGAGAAGCACTTGCTCCGCTTGCAGCTTATATTGAAAATGATACGGACGAAGCAGAACGAGGCGCTAGAAAGTTCCTTGAATTTGAAGCTACCAGATGGACGTATTTAGACGGTGCTTCTGAACCCGAAAAAATCAGTCCGGACAGTTATTCTTTAGACCAATATTACTTAAATCGGCTGGGAAATGATTTGATCCAGCTGGCTTTGTTTAAAAATTATGGAACTAATATCGCTTTATATAAGGAATGGCAGGATTACTTTAAAAAAATGCAGCCTAAGATGTTAATTATATGGGGGAAAAATGACAAGATGTTTATAGAAGCTGGTGGATGGGCATATCGAAATAATTTACCAAATGCTGAAATTCATCAATTAGATGGCGGTCATTTTTTACTGGAAGAATACCATTTAAAGATGGCTGACTTGATTAAAGATTTCTATAACAAATAA
- a CDS encoding hydrolase, with protein sequence MKKILSTVLLVVGTTALLAQKPSPSLLNPTNHALILIDYQSQMAFATKNIDSELLRNNAALVAGTSKIFNIPTVVTTVAETTFSGPVFPEIQEFYPKASSNYIDRTTMNCWEDVNAQKAATSKGKKTLVMGGLWTSVCIVGPVLSAINEGYTVYVITDASGDVSKEAHEMAVTRMVQAGARPITSLQYILELQRDWARSETYKPVTDLIVKYGGAYGIGIQYARTVIKH encoded by the coding sequence ATGAAAAAAATTCTATCAACAGTACTTTTAGTAGTAGGAACAACGGCTCTATTAGCACAAAAACCTAGTCCAAGTTTATTAAACCCAACCAATCATGCCTTGATTCTAATTGACTATCAAAGTCAAATGGCGTTTGCAACAAAAAATATAGATTCTGAATTATTAAGAAACAATGCGGCATTAGTAGCAGGTACATCAAAAATATTTAATATTCCAACTGTAGTTACTACAGTAGCCGAAACAACTTTCAGCGGACCTGTATTTCCAGAGATACAAGAATTCTATCCTAAAGCCTCCTCAAATTATATCGACCGTACAACTATGAATTGCTGGGAAGATGTCAACGCTCAAAAAGCGGCGACAAGCAAAGGTAAAAAGACATTAGTTATGGGAGGTTTATGGACCAGTGTCTGCATTGTTGGTCCAGTATTGTCTGCCATTAACGAAGGCTACACTGTTTATGTTATCACAGATGCCAGCGGAGATGTCTCAAAAGAAGCACACGAAATGGCCGTTACAAGAATGGTACAAGCGGGTGCCCGACCAATTACTTCATTGCAATATATTTTGGAATTACAGCGTGACTGGGCTAGAAGTGAAACTTACAAACCAGTAACCGATTTAATCGTGAAATATGGAGGTGCGTATGGAATTGGAATTCAGTATGCCCGTACAGTTATAAAACACTAA